Proteins co-encoded in one Apodemus sylvaticus chromosome 6, mApoSyl1.1, whole genome shotgun sequence genomic window:
- the Serpina9 gene encoding serpin A9 has translation MGSSFYQVLLLVGFCAPMFCMLSSNPYNRESPHPLSMKSNPASQVAPSNTKFAFLLYQRLAQESPGQNILFSPVSISTSLAMLSLGARSATKTQILRSLGFNFTHMLEPTIHMGFEHLVSSLNECHKGRDLRMGSVLFIRKELQLQTRFLDKVKKLYGTKVFSEDFSNTVTAQAQINSYVEKETRGKVVDVIQDLDSQTAMVLVNHIFFKANWTQPFSAANTNKSFPFLLSKGTTVHVPMMHQTESFAFGVDRELGCSVLQMDYRGDAVAFFVLPGKGKMRQLERSLSARRLRKWSRSLQKRWIKVLIPKFSISASYNLETILPKMGIRDAFNSNADFSGITKTHFLQVSKAAHKAVLDVSEEGTEAAAATSTKLIVRSRDDPSSIIAFNEPFLMLLLDKNTESILFLGKVENPRKM, from the exons ATGGGCTCTTCCTTTTatcaagttctcctgttggttggcTTCTGTGCTCCAATGTTCTGCATGTTGTCATCCAATCCCTACAACCGAGagtccccccaccctctctctatGAAGAGCAACCCAGCCTCCCAGGTGGCTCCCAGCAACACCAAGTTTGCCTTCTTGCTGTACCAGAGGCTGGCTCAGGAAAGCCCCGGTCAGAATATCCtcttttctcctgtgagtatctCCACTTCCCTGGCCATGCTGTCCCTGGGGGCCCGCTCAGCCACCAAGACGCAGATTCTCCGGAGCCTTGGCTTTAACTTCACACACATGTTGGAGCCCACCATCCACATGGGCTTCGAGCACCTGGTCAGCTCGCTGAACGAGTGTCACAAAGGCCGGGACTTGCGGATGGGCAGTGTTCTCTTCATCAGGAAGGAGCTGCAGCTGCAGACCAGGTTTCTGGACAAGGTCAAGAAGCTTTATGGGACAAAAGTCTTTTCTGAAGACTTCTCAAATACTGTCACCGCCCAGGCCCAGATCAACAGTTATGTGGAGAAGGAGACCAGAGGGAAGGTGGTGGATGTAATCCAAGACCTTGACTCTCAGACAGCCATGGTCCTGGTGAACCACATCTTCTTTAAAG CCAACTGGACCCAGCCCTTCAGTGCTGCAAACACGAACAAGAGCTTCCCGTTCCTTCTGAGCAAGGGCACCACTGTGCACGTTCCCATGATGCACCAGACAGAGTCGTTTGCCTTCGGAGTGGACAGAGAGCTGGGCTGCTCTGTTCTGCAGATGGACTACAGGGGAGACGCCGTGGCCTTCTTTGTCCTCCCTGGCAAGGGCAAGATGCGGCAGCTGGAGAGGAGTCTGTCTGCCAGGAGGCTGAGAAAGTGGAGCCGCTCGCTCCAGAAAAG ATGGATCAAGGTGCTCATTCCGAAGttttccatctctgcttcctaCAACCTGGAAACCATCCTCCCCAAGATGGGAATCCGTGATGCCTTTAACTCAAACGCTGACTTCTCTGGAATTACAAAGACACACTTCCTACAGGTTTCTAAG GCTGCTCACAAGGCTGTGCTGGATGTCAGCGAGGAAGGGACAGAAGCCGCGGCAGCCACCTCCACCAAACTTATAGTCCGCTCGAGGGACGACCCGTCTTCCATCATCGCCTTCAACGAGCCCTTCCTGATGCTACTTCTAGATAAAAATACAGAATCTATCCTCTTTCTAGGGAAAGTTGAGAATCCCAGGAAGATGTAG
- the Serpina11 gene encoding serpin A11: MGPVWLWLLVAEVLLPVHCQPFSAHGDKSLGAPRPSSHQPLEPAPAYHKVTPTITNFALRLYKQLAEEVPGNILFSPVSLSSSVALLSLGAHADTQAQILESLGFNLTETPAADIHRGFQSLLHTLDQPSPKLELKLGHSLFLDRRLKPQQRFLDSARELYGALAFSANFSEAAATGQQINDLVRKQTYGQVASCLPEFGHGTFMVLLNYIFFKAKWKHPFDRYQTQKQETFFLDQRTPLRIPMMRQKEMHRFLYDQEASCTVLQIEYSGTALLLLVLPDPGKMQQVEAALQPETLRRWGARFLPSLLDLHLPRFSISTTYNLEEILPLVGLGNLLDMEADLSGIMGRLNKTVSRVSHKAVVDMNEKGTEAAAASGLLSQPPSLNMTSARHAHFSRPFLLLLWEVTTQSLLFLGKVVNPAAG, from the exons ATGGGTCCAGTGTGGCTGTGGCTACTGGTAGCCGAGGTCCTACTTCCTGTCCATTGTCAGCCATTTTCTGCCCATGGAGATAAGAGTCTGGGGGCACCTCGGCCATCCAGCCACCAGCCCCTGGAGCCAGCACCCGCCTATCACAAGGTCACACCCACCATTACAAATTTTGCTTTGCGTCTATACAAGCAACTGGCAGAGGAAGTGCCAGGGAATATCCTCTTCTCCCCCGTGAGCCTCTCCAGCAGCGTGGCTCTGCTCTCTCTCGGGGCCCATGCGGACACCCAGGCTCAAATTCTGGAGAGCCTGGGCTTCAACCTCACAGAGACCCCAGCAGCTGACATCCACCGGGGCTTCCAGAGCCTCCTGCACACACTTGACCAGCCCAGCCCCAAGCTGGAACTGAAACTGGGTCATTCCCTGTTCCTAGACAGACGGCTGAAGCCTCAGCAACGCTTTCTGGACAGTGCCAGGGAACTGTATGGAGCGCTGGCCTTTTCTGCCAACTTCTCAGAAGCAGCTGCCACGGGGCAGCAGATCAATGACCTGGTACGGAAGCAGACCTACGGGCAGGTGGCGAGCTGTCTCCCGGAGTTCGGCCATGGCACGTTTATGGTTCTCTTAAACTACATCTTCTTCAAAG CCAAGTGGAAGCACCCTTTTGATCGCTACCAGACCCAGAAGCAGGAGACCttcttcctggaccagaggacgcCGCTCCGCATCCCCATGATGCGGCAGAAGGAAATGCACAGGTTCCTGTATGACCAGGAAGCATCGTGCACTGTCCTCCAGATCGAGTACAGCGGCACCGCCTTGCTGCTGCTGGTCCTCCCTGACCCTGGGAAGATGCAGCAGGTAGAGGCTGCCCTCCAGCCAGAGACGCTGAGAAGGTGGGGCGCGCGGTTCCTGCCCAG TTTGTTGGATTTGCACCTGCCGAGGTTTTCAATTTCCACAACCTACAACCTGGAAGAGATCCTGCCCCTCGTTGGCCTCGGCAACCTGCTCGACATGGAAGCTGACCTATCAGGAATTATGGGGCGACTCAACAAAACTGTCTCCAGG GTGTCACACAAGGCCGTGGTGGACATGAACGAGAAGGGAACGGAGGCCGCAGctgcctctggcctcctctcCCAGCCTCCGTCCCTGAACATGACGTCAGCCCGACACGCCCACTTCAGCAGGCCCTTCCTGCTTCTGCTCTGGGAGGTGACCACCCAGAGTCTGCTCTTCTTGGGGAAAGTGGTCAACCCAGCCGCCGGGTAA